ATGATTAACAAGATGCTTGTCACAAACTCCGATGCATTGATGTTCAACGGTGATACCCCTCTCAGACAGATCACTAACTATACAGTGAAGAAGGTCATAGACATCAGCCACAGCTTCCCAAGGTCCAAAAGACACATCTACGTCACAATAGTgctcaaaatgctttgtttcaCTCTCACTCCTCTCGAAACGCAGTGTGTTAAATTGAGGACACTCATATGGGGTGATGGGCATTTCTTCTTTGAATACACAGATCTTCAGTTTTGCAAAGCGGGCCTTCCTCTGGATAGCTCTGAGTTTTCCTATTTCAACAATGCGCTCCAAGTGATCTTAACAGAGGAGAAGACAATTTTAAGAACagtgtaaaaaatgaataaagggaAAGTTTCATCAACATATAcgtatttttatattatgtatgtatattatgcaTATGAACTGTACAGTATCAGAGAAACCGTGAGTAGTTATCTACAGTCCCACATTCCGATCTCCCCATACAACAGCTGTATTGTTCCCTGCCCTGCTCTATTATAATGTGTTCATAATACTTTGCTATGCTAACTGTTCCAAACGAACCTCACAATAATTTGTAAGCTTAAAGCAAAACATTCTGGAATCAAAACATTCTGGAATTACTTATCGACACTGGCTTCACTGTATCATTGAATAGTTGTTAAGTGTTTCCCACCCCGTCCCGTGGAACTTGTCAGCAATGTTCATAGCTACAGAAATAAAACTTGCTGAGCTCCCACACAATGGTAGCCACCTAAGGTAGAATTAGGATAAGGTCAATCTGCACTCTactgtgtaagtgtaagtgtgatGAGGATCCAGCCACAGTCTGTCTGGCATCCAGGAGCACGGTGCAAAACCCCTGTggtgattgaaaaaaaaaaacagaatctaAAGCTAGGGTACAAAACAGCCAGGTAAGAGATGAAGTCAAATAATGATCCGGGCAGACAGCTGAGGTTCAGGAACAGGTAAAACTGAGACAAAGGGAGAGTAGTCCAAGAGGCACACAGGTAAAAATGTGCTGAGAATCTCTGAGTAGGAATAACAGCTAAGAACTGTCCGGGAGAGCTCATGTGTTTTATAGGTTTTCCAGGTGACTGATTATTCTTGAGAGGATTGGCTATATTGATTGGATATAACCGGAAGGTGAAACTACAACTACATGCAGAAGAGCTGCCACAGGGGAACCTGATCTTGTCAGCTCCCGGATGTTATGTAAGACTAGACCTGGATGGGCCAAGCAGGTAAGTAAGTCTAACAATAAGCAACAACAGGAGCCAGTGCGCACCTCACTTCTGCGTTATAAGAAAACAGCTTTGAATTTGTGCTATATGCTAAACATGGAAGCTTTGAAGAGCCCTagtaaataaattattctgTTTTGGAAAGCCCTTCAATCTCTGGAGTCCTGCATTAAGTAGGGTTTTAAATCTTTAATGTGTATTATGGAATAGCAAGTTTTAGaagcacactaacatacatagcgtcaaaacacaaatgaaaggaaatgtgCTGTAAGGAACAGAGTAGAGGGACTTCATCGGGATTGGGGTCTCGCGGGTCCtgtcaaaaaacttgcgggtgcGGGAGCGGTATTCTGTGTGTTGCGGGTGGGTCACACAATATACCTGCGGGTCCCTGTAATCCCACGCACACCTACAAAGCtgccggctttttttttttttttgctttttcatatTGAATTTCAGAGGCAGTCCTAGCCTCACTTTTATATTCAGCCTTGTTTTCATAGAGGCCGGAGAGCACTGAGCTGAGGACAGGTTGATCTTAGACACCCAGCCCAAGTGGAATACACACGTTGCGGGAgctaatggtcagaaattcagcagGAACAGGATCTAGAAAACAGTCCCGCTCAGGGCTCTAGTACAGAGTATCAAGACAACTAAATGAAATGCTTACTGAAAATGCCAATgcaacatatacacataccgcATTCTAGTGATTCAGGTAAATCATTTTAATCTATTAATTGCTGTCTGCACTGGTGATCCGATTCAGGGATGTTTATAGGCTAAAATAGACAGCGGAGTGTTATGAAGAAGCACCACATTCGGAGGAGGAGGGCGATCGGACACCATCTGCAAGGTTTGGATGGACCTGAAGCAACTTTGTTTAATTTGATCATATAAGGTTTTCTCAAACCTGCTTTAACTGCCCGTAGAGCTCATAACATGtgtgattaaaataaaagagcAACAATAACCAATGGTAAATTCAGTCAGGATTAAGGTTTTATGACAACCTGGTCCAACATCAACAACATGTTAGAATCAGGTTTTATCAATCTGAACTGAAAATCTGCTTCCAACACCGTTGTTATTTACCATTTAATCATAATTATGTTGAACCAGGAGATTATGCAGGTGTTTGCAATTTGTTATCTAGACAGTGATCATCTTACAGCTAAATTGGGGTTACCCAACTTTCTAGATAGATAAGGAATGTAAGGTGAGTCTAGGTATCTAAGGAGggccacattttttaaatattctatttGTTAAAGTATGTAAATGGTTTGGGAATATTTTTGGTTGAGAGATCTGTTTTTATGAAAGAACAGATTCAGGCACAAGCTTTATTTAAAgctatctttaaaataaaatatgaaaagttACATTCTGACAGCcgaattttattaaataacattttcttttagtttaACAGAAAGTTGTGTTGACACCAAGGGCTTGCAGAGCCAAAAGCTGCAGGAGGGACACATACTTCAACCTAGTCAAAGGGGATAGATACAATAGCAGTTTTATCTAAAGAACCAACAGCCTTTTGGCTGACCCTGCCAAAACCAAATAAACTGGATATATTTGTATATCCTTTCTGGATTACACCTATAGAATATCACGCCTTAGTTGAGAGGTATAGTTAGACGTGGAATGGGGGTATAGTTGGAGGTAGGGCTGGGGCAAGGCCATCTTCATATCTTATCTATCCAGCCACCCCACAATATGTTATATTCACAGCACGCTGCTAAATATGTTAGAAGGTGGTAATGTGGAAGCTGAAAAGCACAAACCTCATTCAAACCTCATCAGAGAACAGtcggggagatcctctgatctccctaaccagcccaTGATCCCCGCTGCCCACAAAAGGACAATGGGGTAACTAGGCATCACAGTGCCTAAAAATCAGGAATAATCAACTCAAAAGCAgttagggtatttttttttactttttactaatACACCACATACACACTGCTGACACGCACCCGAAGTTCACTTGAGAGCTTGCTGGGCTCCCCCATTGCTCCACCAGCTGGCTGACTGCAATTATTGATAGACATGGAGgaggtgagggagaaaaaaatgaaggggggaaaatttaaatataaatgaaatatacaaaaaatgaaaataaaataaaaaaaatatataatatggggtATGACTGTAATCACGAGataaacataaattgggtcattgtttagCCGTGGCACCTACAGTATTAAATAAACTTTAAGCAAGATTGCAaaaattagatttatttttaatcactaATAATTTTTACCAACTCTTACCTTTGTAATATGGCATCAGGTCCAGGAAAGCCTGTCTCACTTTTTCCCCCATGAGTGGCTGTAGTTTATCTAGGCTGTCTAGCAGGGGGCCAATGGAATAGTACTGAGCTTCCTTGTACACTAATTTTACACGCTCATGTGGTGGGAGCTCACCACAGCGTAGAAAGTTCAGGATATCtctagaaaaaaagaggaaaaaaaagtataactaTGAAAGTTTAACAGCTGgaaatttataataaatgatacAAGAATATTTAGCAAAATAGAGCAGCGAATATATTGTCCTCATTTATTAAGTATTCATTTGAATAACATTTTTGCTTtctgcaatttttttatttttacatgaagGAAGGTATAAGGTGTATTGGTCTGTGCCAATTTTAAGCAGCCACTGCAATAAACCCAATATTCAGATTTCAATACCAGTGTGTGTGTTCTTTGTTGAACCCAACAAAGGTTTGTTAAATCAGACCCCAAGAAAGATCCCATAAAACTTGAGATACATTATTATCTTCCAATTTACTGGGCAGGGGCAGGGGTATGTTGTCCATACAAGAACAACAGTGTCTGTGGCAAGGGTTGTGAACATCATTACACTGTCCACCACAGATCCCAGTTAATGTCCACCACGACtaatgttggtgcctacccccagtagcgtacctagcgggggcggtccgccccggatGCTGCtcgtcaggggggtgccacgggctagggtgaccacatgtcccggatccccggcagcctcgtcaatttttattattttttacacggaggagagagagggggcgcCGAGCTcctccgtgtaaaaaaaaaaagtaacgaGGCTGCTGggaatccgggacatgtggtcaccctagcccgtggcacccTCCTGCTAactctgtcgcggtgccggcatgtcatgctgagcgccgaaatatgacgaccaactttgggttgtgcaacctatgatctatgcctgtagttttatctcttgctatgtttccatacattattattgtatacctgcaaatatgggatttgtatgtctgattctatgcctccagtgctgagttcacatgtgaacaataataataacaatatttatatatgtatatatatatatatatatctttttaatatatttattaatgaccttgtagagggattgtatagtaaagtatcaatctttgcagacgatactaagctctgtaacgtggttgacacaatagaggacagtgcacgattacaaatggatctgcataggttggaggcttgggctgggatgtggcagatgaggttcaacacggataaatgtaaggttatgcacatggggaagaaaaatccaggctgggaatatgtattaaatgggaaaacactggggacgactgacatggaaaaggacttaggagtcttggttaacagtaaatttagctgtagcgaccagtgtcgggcagctgctgctaaggcaaataaaatcatggggtgcatcaaaaggggcatggatgcccacgacaaggaaataattctaccattgtacaagtcactagtcagaccacacatggaatactgtgtacagtactgggcaccagtgtacaagaaagatatagtggagctggagagggttcaaagacgggcaaccagagtaataaggggaatggaaggactacagtacccagaaagattatcagaattagggttatttagtttggaaaaaagacggcttaggggggacttaataactatgtataaatatataagggggcagtacagagatcactcccaggacctatttatacccaggactgtatctataacaaggggacatcctctacggctggaggaaagaaggtttctacaccagcacagacgggggttctttacagtaagagcggtgagactatggaactctctgccagaggaagtggtaatggtaaactcaataaaagagtttaaaaggagcctggacgtgtttcttgaaagcaataatattacaagttatggatattagattaacaggaacagaacgttgatccagggatttattctgattgccatatttggagtcgggaaggaattttccccctggtatggggcaattggcatctgcttcataagggttttttgccttcctctggatcaacacagtagggacacaatatgtatataggttgaacttgatggactttggtcttttttcaaccttatgaactatgttactatgttactatgttactatatatatatataatttctgtaccaccgtcaatgtctgcttccgtatatagtgttaggtgttatgctgtatccccgtcaatgtcggcctcagtatatagtgataggtgttatgctgtacccccatcaatgtctgcctcagtatatagtgataggtgtaatgctgtaccaccgtcaatgtctgcctcagtatataatgataacagtaatgctgtaccaccttcaatgtcggcgccagtatataacgatagacgctatgcagttttaaagtgtttgtgtgggggggggtgccacatacaggatccgccccaggtgccaaatactctaggtacgcccctgcctatCCTTGTTACTGGGTGGCAGCAAGACATGAAAAGTAACCAAATTTAAAgacaaaaagaacacatttaatAGCACTTAAACCCTACGAAGGCATACTTTCAAGACATAAGGCTTTAGTACTATATTTTGGCCAAAAGACATCCCGAGAGGCGAGTTCTAACTAAGATACAGAGTCACTAAACCAAGACAAATTGGTTGGACTTCCAaaccaaatatctaaaaaagtCAGAGGAGAGGCTTTATATACCTCACCCATTTACCAAGAAGCTCAGACAAAAAAAGGGAGGAAGGGACGTTTCTCCTCCAGTCTAAGTGTCAGTGCAAGAAAACCATTTGTGACCTTTAAAACGAGGTGGGCAGATGCTTTATTACTATTGATACACTTGGTGTCCTTGGATTTGGTAGACATAATTCCTCTCTAGAAGTATTTAATTCAGTGGATTAATAACACAGAATATTAAAACAATGCACCAAATCTAAAGAGATCTATATACTTTATATGGGAGATCTCAGATACACTCAATAATGCTCTAGTGTCTGGCCTTAGTATGTTGCCTTCAAAGGCCCCTGAGATTGAGGACTGCTTGCTACAAGCACTGGCAGGcccatttattattgtaaatatgCAGCCATTAATTAAAATACCCAGGGATCTAAGTGACGCGGGGATAATACAATCcacatttatttcaataaaggAGGGCATTAATTAAACTCGACTTTGGTTTATTTCTAAcagaaaatggatatagctgtGTTAGCCCTGGAGAAAATAACTAAACTCAAAATACAACATTACAGTATGCAACCAGATAAAAATGGGAACATGGAGACTTCAATTAATGCTGTAGGAACTATTAAACAGTTAGCTTTAAGATAAAACCCCAGTGTCTTAGGGGTAAATACCAGATGTCAAGTCcactgaaataaaaatgaatgctttATGTCAATCAAAAGCTCTTAGTTAAGCAGGAGGTATTGAGAGGATatgcaataataatacatgCCGAGCACCGACATTCATTTCATAGTCACATACCTTTCAGCAacgtgatatattttatatttagttgATAATATACTTCCATATACACTATATTGATaacttttatatacagtataatgaaCAGATGCTTTACACAACAAGCAATTAAGTAGTTATATGACCAGATCCCCATGTGACATGTTGTGCTATGCACATCAGCTGTAAGATACAGGGGGAATTATTGACTATTGTCATTACTTATTAATCAGAGTATTTACCCAAAGTATGTTCCATCTCTATCAATGAAGTATCGCCCTTCAGCGTCTGTTGGGATGTAATGGCGTCCACTGAACATGGCAGACAACATGGTCTCCTCATACCTTAGAAGTGTGGAGAGCCTGGTCGTAAAAAACATCCCTCCCACATTAAGTGGAATAACTTCAGGCAACtgaggaaacaaaaacaatgcatttatttcACCTCATCAAATGAGAAttatctatagatagatagcaGCGTTAGGAGAGGTCAACAGGACATTTCTCCCACAAGTCAAGGAGCTGGGGGACAGGGAAACAGAGTACCCCATAATGCATTTGCCAGGGGGacaaaaatgataatttaaaggTGAGACTCAGATATCACATATtccttatttatataaatatgatggctggagtgtgccTTTGAAGGAAGCACCTGACCATACTTGCTGTACCTCTATGGATCATGCATCCTTCTGGAGTCTTTTTGGCCTCTGCATCTATATggtgtatataaaaaatgtgtgaaaataCCTAGAAATATCCTTTTCCATACATTGTGAGCAGCAATATTGGGAAACAAACTGACACATCCCACTTTTAGTGTACAGATGCCTTTTCTCTGGCACATCTGATAAAATGTGTAGGAATTACACACCTTTTGTCGAAGACAACAAAGCCGTAAGAACGCTAGTTGTATGGCTACTGCATTGATCACATATACctacgttataggtcacattaaaggatggaaaaagttctgacatgatttatctttgtctcattctttaacatcacaagaacctggcattttaacaggggtgtgtagactttttatatccactgtaagtGTGAGACATGTAGGATCTGTTTTGCACATTTACAGAAGAGTGTTTAATTGCTCATCGGGGTACAGCGCCAACAAAAACGTTCTCGCTTCCAGGTCAGGAGCCCAGACAGTGGCCTGAAACATTACAATGTCTATGTGAATGGATTGTCAGCAGAGGTTAGTGGGTCTGCCTGGGATATTGCGTCTGGCTGTTATTCCACAAGCTCAGCTTCCTGGACACCATAAACTTTTCCTGTGGCTCCGTTTATGGGTAAAGAGTGGgtgttctttaaaatattttttaaataaatatatatatatgtatatataccggtatgtttTTCACATAATTTACCACTGAAAATAATTGCACAGTTATCAAATCAAAGTATAATTttactaagaaaaaaacaatacattgctCATCTATGTATGGCAACGATGGCGTCATTACAATCTCTTATTTAGAATTCAGCGCATTAATATTTAACATGACTAAAAGTGGAGGCATCACTCTGCGAAAGAAGTAAAGAATGATCTATGCATTGTGCCACCCAAACGGTTTGTCAAGATCAACAGGGTGAATAGGATATGCTTTATATTAAGGCATTTCATGGAAATACCCTATTATAAATTGTGGCTTTTTAATCATATAGCACACTATTTAGATAAGCGTGATGAACTTCCTGTCTGAAATGATAAATCCTTACTGATCTCCATTTGGATCATCATCACATGCGAAAGGTAGGCTGAACGTGACGAGAGTTGTTTCCTACAAACAGAATTGTATAGGACCTGGGGTAAGGTTGTAGCACAATGAAAAAGAAGCCTTTGGAAATTCACTTTGGAAATATGGTGAATAAAAACACTGGAaaccatctaagcctctggaaATGacttaaaaagttattttcaacattttctttttctttctaaagtgcacattatttttatatattattattaataatactaataataaatgaagTACATAATATTGCTTTTCTAATTGCCACTTTGCTAGTAGGCAGG
This sequence is a window from Spea bombifrons isolate aSpeBom1 chromosome 2, aSpeBom1.2.pri, whole genome shotgun sequence. Protein-coding genes within it:
- the KCTD7 gene encoding BTB/POZ domain-containing protein KCTD7; the encoded protein is MVVVSGQFENRETAYDAMSSSDAEDELIEPQTPTPGTASFTLHDKLHPLQLPEVIPLNVGGMFFTTRLSTLLRYEETMLSAMFSGRHYIPTDAEGRYFIDRDGTYFGDILNFLRCGELPPHERVKLVYKEAQYYSIGPLLDSLDKLQPLMGEKVRQAFLDLMPYYKDHLERIVEIGKLRAIQRKARFAKLKICVFKEEMPITPYECPQFNTLRFERSESETKHFEHYCDVDVSFGPWEAVADVYDLLHCIVSDLSERGITVEHQCIGVCDKHLVNHYYCKRPIYEFKITWW